A genomic window from Ursus arctos isolate Adak ecotype North America unplaced genomic scaffold, UrsArc2.0 scaffold_25, whole genome shotgun sequence includes:
- the SIX4 gene encoding homeobox protein SIX4 isoform X2 has translation MIASAADIKQENGMESASEGQEAPREVAGGAAAGLSPPAPAPFPLEPGDATAAAARVSGEEGAVAAAAADQVQLHSELLGRHHHAAAAVAAAAAAQTPLAFSPDHVACVCEALQQGGNLDRLARFLWSLPQSDLLRGNESLLKARALVAFHQGIYPELYSILESHSFESANHPLLQQLWYKARYTEAERARGRPLGAVDKYRLRRKFPLPRTIWDGEETVYCFKEKSRNALKELYKQNRYPSPAEKRHLAKITGLSLTQVSNWFKNRRQRDRNPSETQSKSESDGNPSTEDESSKGHEDLSPHPLSGSSDTVTNLSLSSHMEPVYMQQIGNAKISLSSSGVLLNGSLVPASTSPVFLNGNSFIQGPNGVILNGLNVGNTQTVSLNPPKMASNIVSNGISMSDILGSTSQEVKEFKVLQSSSANSAATTSYSSSAPVSFPGLIPSTEVKREGVQTVASQDGGSVVTFTTPVQINQYGIVQIPNSGTNSQFLNGSIGFSPLQLPSVSVAASQGNISVSSSTSDGSTFTSESTTVQQGKVFLSSLAPSAVVYTVPNSGQTIGSVKQEGLERSLVFSQLMPVNQNAQINANLSSENISGSGLHPLASSLVNVSPTHNFSLTPPTLLNPTELNPDIADSQPMSAPVASKSTVTSVSNTNYATLQNCSLITGPDLLSVPMTQAALGEIVPTAEDQVGHPSPAVHQDFVREHRLVLQSVANIKENFLTNSEGKATSNLMMLDSKSKYVLEGMVETVCEDLETDKKELAKLQTVQLDEDMQDL, from the exons ATG ATTGCAAGTGCGGCGGACATCAAGCAGGAGAATGGGATGGAAAGCGCCTCGGAAGGGCAGGAGGCGCCCCGAGAAGTGGCGGGGGGCGCGGCGGCGGGGCTGAGCCCCCCGGCTCCAGCCCCTTTCCCCCTGGAGCCGGGGGACGCCACAGCCGCCGCCGCAAGGGTGAGCggagaggaaggggcagtggcggcagcggcggcggatCAGGTACAACTCCACTCGGAACTTCTGGGCAGGCACCACCACGCCGCggccgccgtcgccgccgccgccgccgcgcagACCCCGCTGGCCTTCTCGCCCGACCATGTCGCCTGCGTGTGCGAGGCGCTGCAGCAGGGGGGCAACCTGGACCGCCTGGCCCGGTTCCTGTGGTCCCTGCCCCAGAGCGACCTGCTACGTGGCAACGAGAGCCTGCTGAAGGCGCGGGCGCTGGTGGCCTTCCACCAGGGCATCTACCCCGAGCTCTACAGCATCCTCGAGAGCCACAGCTTCGAGTCGGCCAACCACCCGCTGCTGCAGCAGCTCTGGTACAAGGCGCGCTACACCGAGGCCGAGCGAGCCCGCGGCCGGCCACTGGGCGCCGTGGACAAGTACCGGCTGCGCAGGAAATTCCCCCTGCCCCGCACCATCTGGGACGGCGAGGAGACGGTGTATTGTTTCAAGGAGAAGTCGCGCAACGCGCTCAAGGAGCTCTACAAGCAGAATCGCTACCCTTCGCCCGCCGAGAAGCGGCACCTGGCCAAGATCACCGGCCTCTCCCTCACCCAGGTCAGCAACTGGTTCAAGAACCGCCGGCAGCGCGATCGGAACCCCTCAGAGACCCAGTCCAAAAG TGAGTCAGATGGCAATCCCAGCACTGAAGATGAATCCAGCAAGGGCCATGAGGACTTGTCTCCTCATCCACTCTCTGGTTCATCGGATACTGTCACCAACCTCAGCCTTTCCAGTCACATGGAGCCCGTATATATGCAACAAATTGGAAATGCCAAGATCTCATTAAGCTCTTCTGGAGTTTTGTTGAATGGAAGCTTGGTGCCTGCAAGTACTTCACCTGTCTTTCTTAATGGTAATTCTTTCATTCAGGGACCCAATGGAGTCATCCTTAATGGATTAAATGTGGGAAATACACAGACAGTGTCATTGAACCCACCAAAAATGGCATCAAACATTGTGAGCAATGGTATATCCATGAGTGACATACTGGGGTCTACCTCCCAGGAGGTGAAGGAATTCAAAGTCCTCCAGAGTTCTTCAGCTAACTCGGCAGCCACCACTTCCTACAGCTCCAGTGCCCCTGTGTCATTCCCAGGGCTGATACCCAGCACTGAGGTCAAAAGAGAAGGCGTTCAAACAGTGGCTTCCCAGGATGGAGGCTCTGTGGTGACTTTTACTACACCAGTGCAAATTAACCAGTATGGCATTGTCCAGATCCCCAATTCCGGAACAAACAGCCAGTTCCTTAATGGGAGCATTGGATTCTCTCCACTGCAGCTGCCTTCTGTTTCCGTAGCAGCTTCACAAG gtaatatTTCAGTAAGTTCAAGCACTTCAGATGGGAGCACATTTACAAGTGAGTCCACCACAGTCCAGCAAGGAAAGGTTTTCTTGAGCTCCCTTGCTCCCAGTGCAGTGGTATACACTGTTCCCAATTCAGGCCAGACTATAGGATCTGTTAAACAGGAGGGCTTGGAGAGGAGCCTGGTATTTTCTCAGTTGATGCCTGTCAATCAGAATGCACAAATAAATGCAAACCTGTCTTCTGAAAATATCTCGGGGAGTGGCCTCCATCCACTGGCCTCCTCATTAGTTAATGTATCCCCAACTCACAATTTTTCCCTGACTCCCCCTACCTTACTAAATCCCACCGAGTTAAACCCTGACATTGCTGATAGCCAGCCAATGTCTGCACCTGTGGCAAGCAAATCTACTGTGACATCTGTCAGCAACACTAACTATGCAACTCTTCAGAACTGTTCCCTTATTACTGGTCCAGATCTCTTGTCAGTCCCCATGACCCAGGCTGCCCTTGGGGAAATTGTGCCTACAGCTGAAGACCAGGTGGGTCACCCTTCCCCAGCAGTACACCAGGATTTTGTCAGAGAACATCGTTTGGTTCTGCAGTCAGTAGCTAACATAAAAGAGAATTTCTTAACAAATTCTGAGGGCAAAGCCACAAGCAACTTAATGATGCTGGACTCAAAATCCAAGTATGTCCTAGAGGGCATGGTCGAGACTGTCTGTGAAGACctggaaacagacaaaaaagagcTTGCCAAGCTCCAAACTGTCCAACTGGATGAAGATATGCAAGACTTATAa
- the SIX4 gene encoding homeobox protein SIX4 isoform X1, which produces MSSSSPTGQIASAADIKQENGMESASEGQEAPREVAGGAAAGLSPPAPAPFPLEPGDATAAAARVSGEEGAVAAAAADQVQLHSELLGRHHHAAAAVAAAAAAQTPLAFSPDHVACVCEALQQGGNLDRLARFLWSLPQSDLLRGNESLLKARALVAFHQGIYPELYSILESHSFESANHPLLQQLWYKARYTEAERARGRPLGAVDKYRLRRKFPLPRTIWDGEETVYCFKEKSRNALKELYKQNRYPSPAEKRHLAKITGLSLTQVSNWFKNRRQRDRNPSETQSKSESDGNPSTEDESSKGHEDLSPHPLSGSSDTVTNLSLSSHMEPVYMQQIGNAKISLSSSGVLLNGSLVPASTSPVFLNGNSFIQGPNGVILNGLNVGNTQTVSLNPPKMASNIVSNGISMSDILGSTSQEVKEFKVLQSSSANSAATTSYSSSAPVSFPGLIPSTEVKREGVQTVASQDGGSVVTFTTPVQINQYGIVQIPNSGTNSQFLNGSIGFSPLQLPSVSVAASQGNISVSSSTSDGSTFTSESTTVQQGKVFLSSLAPSAVVYTVPNSGQTIGSVKQEGLERSLVFSQLMPVNQNAQINANLSSENISGSGLHPLASSLVNVSPTHNFSLTPPTLLNPTELNPDIADSQPMSAPVASKSTVTSVSNTNYATLQNCSLITGPDLLSVPMTQAALGEIVPTAEDQVGHPSPAVHQDFVREHRLVLQSVANIKENFLTNSEGKATSNLMMLDSKSKYVLEGMVETVCEDLETDKKELAKLQTVQLDEDMQDL; this is translated from the exons atgtcctcttcctcccccaccggGCAGATTGCAAGTGCGGCGGACATCAAGCAGGAGAATGGGATGGAAAGCGCCTCGGAAGGGCAGGAGGCGCCCCGAGAAGTGGCGGGGGGCGCGGCGGCGGGGCTGAGCCCCCCGGCTCCAGCCCCTTTCCCCCTGGAGCCGGGGGACGCCACAGCCGCCGCCGCAAGGGTGAGCggagaggaaggggcagtggcggcagcggcggcggatCAGGTACAACTCCACTCGGAACTTCTGGGCAGGCACCACCACGCCGCggccgccgtcgccgccgccgccgccgcgcagACCCCGCTGGCCTTCTCGCCCGACCATGTCGCCTGCGTGTGCGAGGCGCTGCAGCAGGGGGGCAACCTGGACCGCCTGGCCCGGTTCCTGTGGTCCCTGCCCCAGAGCGACCTGCTACGTGGCAACGAGAGCCTGCTGAAGGCGCGGGCGCTGGTGGCCTTCCACCAGGGCATCTACCCCGAGCTCTACAGCATCCTCGAGAGCCACAGCTTCGAGTCGGCCAACCACCCGCTGCTGCAGCAGCTCTGGTACAAGGCGCGCTACACCGAGGCCGAGCGAGCCCGCGGCCGGCCACTGGGCGCCGTGGACAAGTACCGGCTGCGCAGGAAATTCCCCCTGCCCCGCACCATCTGGGACGGCGAGGAGACGGTGTATTGTTTCAAGGAGAAGTCGCGCAACGCGCTCAAGGAGCTCTACAAGCAGAATCGCTACCCTTCGCCCGCCGAGAAGCGGCACCTGGCCAAGATCACCGGCCTCTCCCTCACCCAGGTCAGCAACTGGTTCAAGAACCGCCGGCAGCGCGATCGGAACCCCTCAGAGACCCAGTCCAAAAG TGAGTCAGATGGCAATCCCAGCACTGAAGATGAATCCAGCAAGGGCCATGAGGACTTGTCTCCTCATCCACTCTCTGGTTCATCGGATACTGTCACCAACCTCAGCCTTTCCAGTCACATGGAGCCCGTATATATGCAACAAATTGGAAATGCCAAGATCTCATTAAGCTCTTCTGGAGTTTTGTTGAATGGAAGCTTGGTGCCTGCAAGTACTTCACCTGTCTTTCTTAATGGTAATTCTTTCATTCAGGGACCCAATGGAGTCATCCTTAATGGATTAAATGTGGGAAATACACAGACAGTGTCATTGAACCCACCAAAAATGGCATCAAACATTGTGAGCAATGGTATATCCATGAGTGACATACTGGGGTCTACCTCCCAGGAGGTGAAGGAATTCAAAGTCCTCCAGAGTTCTTCAGCTAACTCGGCAGCCACCACTTCCTACAGCTCCAGTGCCCCTGTGTCATTCCCAGGGCTGATACCCAGCACTGAGGTCAAAAGAGAAGGCGTTCAAACAGTGGCTTCCCAGGATGGAGGCTCTGTGGTGACTTTTACTACACCAGTGCAAATTAACCAGTATGGCATTGTCCAGATCCCCAATTCCGGAACAAACAGCCAGTTCCTTAATGGGAGCATTGGATTCTCTCCACTGCAGCTGCCTTCTGTTTCCGTAGCAGCTTCACAAG gtaatatTTCAGTAAGTTCAAGCACTTCAGATGGGAGCACATTTACAAGTGAGTCCACCACAGTCCAGCAAGGAAAGGTTTTCTTGAGCTCCCTTGCTCCCAGTGCAGTGGTATACACTGTTCCCAATTCAGGCCAGACTATAGGATCTGTTAAACAGGAGGGCTTGGAGAGGAGCCTGGTATTTTCTCAGTTGATGCCTGTCAATCAGAATGCACAAATAAATGCAAACCTGTCTTCTGAAAATATCTCGGGGAGTGGCCTCCATCCACTGGCCTCCTCATTAGTTAATGTATCCCCAACTCACAATTTTTCCCTGACTCCCCCTACCTTACTAAATCCCACCGAGTTAAACCCTGACATTGCTGATAGCCAGCCAATGTCTGCACCTGTGGCAAGCAAATCTACTGTGACATCTGTCAGCAACACTAACTATGCAACTCTTCAGAACTGTTCCCTTATTACTGGTCCAGATCTCTTGTCAGTCCCCATGACCCAGGCTGCCCTTGGGGAAATTGTGCCTACAGCTGAAGACCAGGTGGGTCACCCTTCCCCAGCAGTACACCAGGATTTTGTCAGAGAACATCGTTTGGTTCTGCAGTCAGTAGCTAACATAAAAGAGAATTTCTTAACAAATTCTGAGGGCAAAGCCACAAGCAACTTAATGATGCTGGACTCAAAATCCAAGTATGTCCTAGAGGGCATGGTCGAGACTGTCTGTGAAGACctggaaacagacaaaaaagagcTTGCCAAGCTCCAAACTGTCCAACTGGATGAAGATATGCAAGACTTATAa